The bacterium YEK0313 genome includes a region encoding these proteins:
- a CDS encoding Putative multidrug export ATP-binding/permease protein — translation MISEQTAVDPDDELDEEEEDVSADDVKAIVAFLAPFGKPYKLLFALLGLLVLTEAALNFSFPLVTQYLIDEGLIKKDWEALVKSLVFMGTAAVTVSMVALLADYLYTRIFSDMVRDIRQHLFNHVQTMSMPFFHTTPTGTVLSRFSGDLVAIEVGIVGVVPQFVMPFLEVVYATILMFMFDVWLGMIGALIFPLILWWPRIFARRAFTYAYDKRLTEGKLLGAVQENVAAQPVIKAFGLTAQAQSGFSILNTSWQTIARRTNFTSALVERTAQTGLYVIHIGVFALGAYWAYTERITVGTIIAFEGVFLSMGYALTNVTQYVPTLAQAAGSIRHLGDLLAIRPTMVDPPGAPALKPFEREIVFDDVAFNYPGSSFRTEGLSVAVAKGSFLGIVGPSGSGKSTFLNLLMRFYDPTEGAVRIDGIDIRTVTQASLRAQMAVVFQDSFLFNTSIADNIRMGNPGATMAQIHAAAAQAEVHDFILSLPQGYDTQVGERGGQLSGGQRQRVAIARALVRDPAVLVLDEATSALDAGTEAKLNETLRRIAETRTVVSVTHRLGSVTTADRIIVLEHGRIVESGRHQELVARGGLYASMWARQRSARASAAEEEEDGE, via the coding sequence CGGCCTGCTCGTGCTGACCGAGGCGGCGCTGAACTTCTCCTTCCCGCTGGTCACGCAATACCTGATCGACGAAGGCCTGATCAAAAAAGACTGGGAAGCGCTGGTCAAATCGCTCGTCTTCATGGGCACGGCGGCGGTGACCGTGTCGATGGTCGCGCTGCTCGCCGACTATCTCTATACGCGCATCTTTTCGGACATGGTCCGGGACATCCGGCAGCACCTGTTCAACCACGTGCAGACCATGTCCATGCCGTTCTTCCACACGACGCCGACCGGCACGGTGCTGTCGCGCTTCTCCGGCGACCTGGTCGCCATCGAGGTCGGCATCGTCGGGGTGGTGCCGCAATTCGTCATGCCGTTCCTGGAGGTCGTCTACGCCACCATCCTGATGTTCATGTTCGACGTCTGGCTCGGCATGATCGGCGCGCTGATCTTCCCGCTGATTCTGTGGTGGCCCCGCATCTTCGCCCGCCGCGCCTTCACCTATGCCTATGACAAGCGCCTGACCGAGGGAAAGCTGCTCGGCGCGGTGCAGGAAAACGTCGCGGCCCAGCCGGTGATCAAGGCCTTCGGCCTGACGGCGCAGGCGCAGAGCGGCTTTTCGATCCTCAACACGTCGTGGCAGACCATCGCGCGGCGCACCAATTTCACCAGCGCCCTGGTCGAGCGGACCGCCCAGACCGGCCTCTACGTCATCCATATCGGCGTGTTCGCGCTCGGCGCCTACTGGGCCTATACCGAGCGCATCACGGTCGGCACCATCATCGCCTTCGAGGGCGTGTTCCTGTCGATGGGCTATGCCCTGACCAATGTCACGCAATATGTGCCGACCCTCGCCCAGGCGGCCGGCTCGATCCGCCATCTCGGCGACCTTCTCGCGATCCGGCCGACCATGGTCGACCCGCCAGGGGCGCCAGCGCTCAAGCCGTTCGAGCGCGAGATCGTCTTCGACGACGTGGCCTTCAACTATCCCGGATCGAGCTTCCGCACCGAAGGCCTCAGCGTGGCGGTCGCCAAGGGATCGTTCCTCGGCATTGTCGGGCCGAGCGGCTCGGGCAAGAGCACCTTCCTCAACCTGCTGATGCGCTTCTACGACCCGACCGAGGGCGCCGTGCGCATCGACGGGATCGACATCCGGACCGTCACGCAGGCATCCCTGCGCGCGCAGATGGCCGTCGTGTTCCAGGACAGCTTCCTGTTCAACACCTCGATCGCCGACAATATCCGCATGGGCAATCCCGGCGCGACCATGGCGCAGATCCATGCCGCCGCGGCCCAGGCCGAGGTGCACGACTTCATCCTGTCGCTGCCGCAGGGCTACGACACCCAGGTCGGCGAGCGCGGTGGCCAGCTCTCCGGCGGCCAGCGCCAGCGCGTCGCGATCGCCCGCGCGCTGGTGCGCGATCCCGCCGTGCTGGTGCTGGACGAGGCGACGAGCGCGCTCGATGCCGGCACCGAGGCCAAGCTGAACGAGACGCTGCGCCGGATCGCCGAGACGCGCACCGTGGTGAGCGTCACGCACCGGCTCGGCAGCGTCACCACCGCCGACCGCATCATCGTGCTCGAACATGGCCGCATCGTCGAAAGCGGCCGCCACCAGGAGCTGGTCGCGCGCGGCGGGCTTTATGCCTCGATGTGGGCGCGCCAGCGCTCCGCCCGCGCCAGCGCGGCGGAAGAGGAGGAGGATGGCGAGTAG
- the gloB_5 gene encoding Hydroxyacylglutathione hydrolase encodes MPQSASRTDRPPSPLDFTTVATPKPGEAPELAPGLRWGRLPLPFALNHVNVWLLDDAPGWTAVDAGVESPEMRAAWDTMLGGPLGGAGLNRLVATHGHTDHIGLAGHLVETHDIPFASTLVEWLWARLRYADAREPPKAHVARYMARNGCDEAMVRRFASDRSSFAPALGPPPRQIERLVDGTEITMGGRRWRTITAGGHTEEHASFYSEADRILIAGDQVLSHITPVIGVFPGEPDADPLADYLASLDRFIALPEDTFVLPSHGLPFHGLHLRLKALREHHAQRLDRLHQALDRPMTAYEAAAALFPRAIGEGHAFLAIAETLAHLHRLRGDGTVQVETDGRGVRLFSRR; translated from the coding sequence ATGCCTCAAAGTGCCAGCCGGACCGACCGGCCGCCCAGTCCGCTCGATTTCACCACCGTTGCGACGCCGAAGCCGGGCGAAGCGCCGGAGCTCGCGCCCGGCCTGCGCTGGGGGCGGCTGCCGCTGCCCTTCGCGCTGAACCACGTCAATGTCTGGCTGCTGGACGACGCGCCGGGCTGGACGGCGGTCGATGCCGGCGTCGAATCGCCGGAGATGCGCGCCGCGTGGGACACCATGCTCGGCGGACCGCTCGGCGGGGCCGGGCTCAACCGGCTGGTCGCGACCCACGGCCATACCGACCATATCGGTCTTGCCGGCCATCTCGTCGAGACCCATGACATTCCCTTCGCCTCGACGCTGGTCGAGTGGCTGTGGGCGCGGCTGCGCTATGCCGATGCCCGCGAGCCGCCGAAAGCGCATGTCGCCCGCTACATGGCGCGCAACGGCTGCGACGAGGCGATGGTCAGACGCTTCGCCTCCGACCGGTCGAGCTTCGCGCCGGCGCTCGGCCCGCCGCCGCGGCAGATCGAGCGGCTCGTCGACGGCACCGAGATCACCATGGGCGGGCGGCGCTGGCGGACCATCACGGCCGGCGGCCACACCGAGGAACATGCCTCCTTCTACAGCGAGGCCGACCGCATCCTGATCGCCGGCGACCAGGTCCTGTCGCATATCACGCCGGTCATCGGCGTCTTTCCGGGCGAGCCGGATGCCGACCCGCTGGCCGACTATCTCGCCTCGCTGGACCGCTTCATAGCCCTGCCGGAGGATACATTCGTGCTCCCCTCCCACGGCCTGCCGTTTCATGGCCTGCATCTCAGGCTGAAGGCCCTGCGCGAGCATCACGCGCAGCGGCTCGATCGGCTCCACCAGGCGCTGGACCGACCGATGACCGCCTATGAGGCGGCCGCCGCGCTGTTTCCGCGCGCGATCGGCGAAGGCCATGCCTTCCTCGCCATTGCCGAAACGCTCGCCCATCTGCACCGGCTGCGCGGTGACGGCACGGTGCAGGTCGAGACGGACGGACGGGGCGTGAGGCTGTTCAGCCGCCGCTGA